A window of Streptomyces armeniacus contains these coding sequences:
- a CDS encoding NAD(P)/FAD-dependent oxidoreductase, whose translation MYTALSLQRSLKQQLIRGETQIVVVDPEPYMTYQPFLPEAAAGSISPRHVVVPLRRTLSRCQVVIGEVKAIDHAERTATIETLATAEEGTDAIEMPYDELVLAPGSISRTLPVPGLAEHGIGFKTVEEAIGLRNHVLEQLDIASSTRNPEVRDAALTFVFVGGGYAGVEALAELEDMARYACRYYHNLQPDDVRFLLVEASDRILPEVGAEMGAYALRELRGRNIDVRLETRLDTCEKRVAVLSDGSRHPTRTLVWTAGVKPHPILAATGLPLNERGRLRCTAQLRVDGTEHAWSAGDAAAVPDLAARAKGDDGAECAPNAQHAVRQARRLAENIAATLKGEEPADYRHSYAGSVASLGLHKGVAHVYGRKLKGYPAWFMHRAYHLSRVPTFNRKARVLAEWTLAGLFKREIVSLGSLEHPRAEFELAAGTGRHPEAS comes from the coding sequence ATGTACACCGCTCTCAGCCTCCAGCGATCGCTGAAACAGCAGCTCATACGTGGTGAGACGCAGATCGTCGTGGTCGACCCCGAGCCGTACATGACGTACCAGCCCTTCCTGCCCGAGGCCGCCGCAGGATCCATCTCCCCACGTCACGTCGTCGTGCCGCTCCGGCGCACGCTGTCCAGATGCCAGGTCGTCATCGGCGAGGTCAAGGCCATCGACCACGCCGAACGGACCGCCACCATCGAGACCCTGGCGACCGCCGAAGAGGGCACCGACGCCATCGAGATGCCGTACGACGAACTCGTCCTGGCGCCCGGCTCCATCTCCCGCACCCTCCCCGTCCCCGGTCTCGCCGAGCACGGCATCGGCTTCAAGACCGTCGAGGAGGCCATCGGGCTGCGCAACCACGTGCTCGAACAGCTCGACATCGCCTCCTCGACCCGCAACCCGGAGGTACGCGACGCCGCGCTCACCTTCGTCTTCGTCGGCGGCGGCTACGCGGGCGTCGAAGCGCTCGCCGAACTCGAGGACATGGCCCGCTACGCCTGCCGCTACTACCACAACCTCCAGCCCGACGACGTGCGGTTCCTGCTGGTGGAGGCGAGCGACCGGATCCTCCCCGAGGTCGGCGCGGAGATGGGCGCGTACGCCCTGCGCGAACTGCGCGGCCGCAACATCGACGTACGTCTCGAGACCCGGCTCGACACCTGTGAGAAGCGCGTCGCCGTCCTCAGCGACGGCTCCCGGCACCCCACCCGCACCCTGGTGTGGACCGCGGGCGTCAAGCCGCACCCGATCCTGGCCGCCACGGGCCTGCCGCTCAACGAGCGCGGCCGGCTGCGGTGTACGGCGCAACTGCGGGTCGACGGCACCGAGCACGCCTGGTCCGCCGGCGACGCCGCCGCCGTGCCCGACCTGGCCGCGCGCGCGAAGGGCGACGACGGCGCCGAGTGCGCGCCGAACGCGCAGCACGCCGTACGGCAGGCGCGCCGGCTCGCGGAGAACATCGCGGCCACACTCAAGGGCGAGGAACCCGCCGACTACCGGCACTCCTACGCGGGTTCCGTCGCCTCCCTCGGTCTGCACAAGGGCGTCGCCCACGTGTACGGCCGCAAGCTCAAGGGCTATCCGGCCTGGTTCATGCACCGCGCGTACCACCTGAGCCGCGTGCCCACGTTCAACCGCAAGGCACGGGTGCTGGCCGAGTGGACGCTGGCGGGGCTCTTCAAACGGGAGATCGTTTCGCTGGGGTCGCTCGAACATCCGCGCGCGGAGTTCGAGCTCGCCGCCGGCACCGGCAGACATCCCGAAGCGAGCTGA
- a CDS encoding TetR/AcrR family transcriptional regulator: MHIQGIQDSSRSTPLRVDAQRNLEHVLRAAREVFGELGYGAPMEDVARRARVGVGTVYRRFPSKDVLVRRIAEEETARLTEQAQAALGHEEQPWAALSRFLRTSVASGAGRLLPPRILRTGTADEDTGTGGAGGPGTGAVSAVDTGSVDVGDRFDGGTRVPIQRQSGVDGQNGLRLMEPRITPEVEHGALDDDGLGAGAQIANGRDAQQRPGDFDLADDDSGAAELLEVVGQLVDRARSAGELRPDVTVGDVLLVIATAAPMLPDATQQAAASNRLLDILLEGLRSRPST, translated from the coding sequence ATGCACATTCAGGGGATTCAGGACTCTTCGCGCTCGACGCCGCTGCGGGTCGACGCCCAGCGCAATCTCGAGCACGTTCTACGCGCGGCACGTGAGGTCTTCGGCGAGCTGGGGTACGGCGCGCCGATGGAGGACGTGGCGCGGCGGGCACGGGTCGGTGTCGGGACGGTCTACCGCAGGTTCCCGAGCAAGGACGTGCTCGTCCGGCGCATCGCGGAAGAGGAGACGGCCCGGCTCACCGAGCAGGCACAGGCCGCGCTCGGCCACGAAGAGCAGCCCTGGGCCGCGCTGTCCAGGTTCCTGCGCACGTCCGTCGCTTCGGGCGCGGGGCGGCTGCTGCCGCCGCGGATACTGCGCACGGGGACGGCCGACGAGGACACGGGCACCGGCGGGGCCGGCGGGCCGGGCACGGGCGCGGTCTCGGCCGTGGACACCGGCTCGGTGGACGTGGGCGACCGCTTCGACGGCGGCACCCGCGTGCCCATACAGCGCCAGAGCGGCGTGGACGGGCAGAACGGGCTGCGGCTGATGGAGCCGCGCATCACGCCCGAGGTGGAGCACGGGGCGCTGGACGACGACGGCCTGGGCGCGGGCGCGCAGATCGCGAACGGCCGGGACGCGCAGCAGCGGCCGGGCGACTTCGATCTCGCGGACGACGACTCGGGCGCGGCCGAACTGCTCGAGGTGGTGGGGCAGTTGGTCGATCGGGCACGGTCCGCGGGCGAGCTCCGCCCGGACGTGACGGTCGGCGACGTGCTGCTGGTGATAGCGACGGCGGCGCCGATGCTTCCCGACGCGACGCAACAGGCCGCGGCATCGAACCGGCTGCTGGACATCCTGCTGGAGGGCCTGCGGTCACGCCCGAGCACCTGA